The Ignavibacteriales bacterium genome includes a region encoding these proteins:
- a CDS encoding M28 family peptidase, whose protein sequence is MRRLLLLLIPCALVLAQNPKIPKEARVGYQSINANDLSARLHFIASPDLEGRETTTRGQKIAARYIASEFQRLGLKPIGDSGTYFQRFNAEATKISDQSNLAVTMKQGSSNFMIGKDFIAYSALDAPVTAPVIFVGYMDAKVDSSLTKGKIVMALPGRKEDGRDTSVSPRTRMGLVRLFPGSLARIIIADESGPLSIEGQSARFEAAMKRGSMAVVGAQARPGRATGGFPPLVSPGMATAILKETGKTLAQLRLSAYQDSSFQPIALTQATVTIDIKNSKELKTTENVVGFMEGSDPKLKDEVVAFTGHYDHLGVTPDGVVYPGADDDGSGTVTVLELAEAFTSNPVKPKRSMLFMTVVGEEKGLWGSEWYVNHPILPLEKTVADLNTDMIGRTDKKYDDLKSSNYVYVIGSDKISTQLDSVLKASNKETENLILDYTFNDDKDPNQFYRRSDHYNFAKNGVPIVFFFTGVHADYHRPTDTVDKILFDRMVRIVRVIYATGWKVANMKGGLVKNVGSSLFAK, encoded by the coding sequence ATGCGTCGTCTACTGCTCCTGCTCATTCCTTGCGCTTTGGTGCTCGCACAAAACCCGAAAATTCCGAAAGAAGCACGAGTCGGTTATCAGTCAATCAATGCAAATGACCTCAGCGCCAGACTTCACTTCATCGCTTCACCGGATTTGGAAGGACGGGAGACAACCACGCGGGGACAAAAGATCGCAGCACGGTACATAGCATCGGAATTTCAGCGACTTGGGCTCAAACCAATCGGTGACAGCGGCACGTATTTCCAACGGTTCAACGCGGAGGCCACAAAGATCAGCGACCAATCCAATCTTGCCGTCACGATGAAGCAAGGCAGTTCGAATTTTATGATCGGAAAAGACTTCATCGCCTACTCTGCCCTGGATGCTCCGGTGACAGCTCCCGTCATCTTCGTGGGGTATATGGACGCCAAAGTTGACTCATCGCTCACCAAGGGAAAGATCGTCATGGCATTGCCCGGACGCAAGGAAGACGGCCGCGACACCAGCGTTTCACCTCGTACGCGTATGGGCCTTGTTCGTCTCTTCCCCGGAAGCCTCGCCAGAATCATCATCGCAGATGAATCCGGCCCACTCTCCATTGAGGGACAATCGGCCAGATTCGAAGCGGCTATGAAACGTGGGTCAATGGCGGTCGTCGGCGCCCAGGCACGCCCTGGCCGGGCCACTGGTGGTTTTCCGCCATTGGTAAGCCCCGGCATGGCGACTGCGATTCTGAAGGAAACGGGGAAAACACTTGCCCAATTGCGCCTCTCAGCGTACCAAGATTCTTCGTTTCAACCGATTGCCCTTACTCAAGCGACGGTCACCATCGATATCAAGAACTCGAAAGAGTTGAAGACGACAGAAAACGTGGTTGGATTCATGGAAGGATCCGATCCGAAGTTGAAAGATGAGGTCGTGGCATTTACCGGTCACTACGATCACCTTGGGGTCACTCCGGATGGAGTAGTGTACCCCGGTGCAGATGACGACGGGTCAGGAACCGTGACCGTACTCGAACTGGCAGAAGCATTCACGTCAAATCCTGTCAAACCCAAGCGAAGCATGCTCTTCATGACTGTGGTCGGCGAAGAAAAGGGACTCTGGGGATCCGAATGGTACGTGAACCACCCGATCCTCCCTCTTGAGAAAACCGTCGCAGATCTCAATACTGACATGATTGGCCGGACGGACAAGAAGTATGATGATCTCAAGAGCTCCAACTACGTCTACGTGATCGGATCAGACAAAATCAGTACGCAGCTTGACAGTGTGCTGAAGGCATCAAACAAGGAAACCGAGAACCTCATTCTTGATTACACTTTCAACGACGACAAGGATCCCAATCAGTTCTATCGCCGCAGCGACCACTACAACTTTGCCAAGAATGGAGTCCCGATTGTGTTCTTCTTCACGGGCGTCCATGCCGATTACCATCGGCCGACCGACACGGTGGACAAGATTCTTTTCGACAGAATGGTGCGGATCGTTCGCGTCATCTATGCAACAGGATGGAAAGTCGCCAACATGAAGGGCGGGCTGGTAAAGAACGTCGGCTCTTCCCTGTTCGCGAAGTAA
- a CDS encoding type III pantothenate kinase: MLLAIDIGNTHTVFGVYRKSALIADWRVTSMLQRTEDEVGTQVSLFLREKKIALTAIKGIGISSVVPNLTDIFSAMARKYFRVEPLSISSSLDLGIKILYDDPHSVGADRICNAVAGFASFGGPLIIIDFGTATTYDVVSGNGDYLGGVIAPGIETSAVDLHRRAAKLPKIELHFPKTIIGKDTVSSMQAGILYGAVDALEGMVERIQGEIRKRERKDALVIATGGFSLLMASRSRAISECVPSLVLDGVRIIHERTSKLKSRV, from the coding sequence ATGCTCCTCGCAATAGACATCGGTAATACGCATACGGTATTTGGGGTCTACAGGAAGTCTGCACTCATCGCAGATTGGCGCGTGACAAGCATGCTGCAGAGAACAGAGGACGAAGTAGGGACGCAGGTCAGCCTTTTCCTCAGAGAAAAGAAGATCGCCCTGACGGCAATCAAGGGTATCGGCATCTCTTCCGTTGTTCCCAATCTGACTGACATCTTCTCCGCCATGGCCCGGAAGTACTTCAGAGTCGAGCCGTTGAGTATTTCGTCCTCCCTTGACCTTGGGATAAAGATCCTCTATGACGACCCTCATTCCGTCGGGGCTGACCGTATCTGCAACGCTGTGGCCGGGTTTGCTTCGTTCGGAGGCCCGCTGATCATCATCGATTTCGGCACAGCGACAACGTATGACGTCGTCTCCGGCAACGGAGATTATCTCGGAGGCGTCATCGCTCCCGGCATCGAAACATCTGCTGTCGATCTTCACAGGCGCGCCGCGAAGCTGCCAAAGATAGAGCTCCACTTTCCAAAGACGATCATTGGGAAAGACACGGTTTCGAGCATGCAGGCCGGCATTCTCTATGGAGCAGTTGACGCTCTTGAGGGGATGGTGGAGAGGATTCAGGGTGAAATCCGAAAACGTGAACGGAAGGATGCTCTTGTCATTGCTACGGGGGGGTTTTCCCTTCTGATGGCAAGCCGCTCGCGGGCGATTTCGGAGTGCGTCCCTTCCCTTGTTCTCGACGGAGTGCGCATCATACACGAAAGGACAAGCAAACTCAAGAGCCGGGTGTAG
- a CDS encoding Hsp20/alpha crystallin family protein yields MTLIRWNSSPELDRLPSDFSGIHREMNRMFGNFIRGGVQADGNFITSFWTPAVDIAEQGNGYIVKMELPGVNKVDVKISLESNILTIKGEKHQEKEEKERTVNRRERIYGSFQRSFALPVTLKSDNIEAVFENGILSISLPKAEELKPKPIEVRVK; encoded by the coding sequence ATGACACTCATTCGATGGAATTCATCCCCTGAGCTGGACCGGTTGCCCTCTGACTTCTCCGGAATCCACCGGGAGATGAATCGGATGTTCGGAAACTTCATCCGTGGGGGTGTACAAGCCGACGGGAACTTCATCACTTCCTTCTGGACGCCCGCCGTGGATATTGCAGAACAGGGGAACGGCTACATCGTCAAGATGGAACTACCTGGCGTCAATAAGGTTGATGTGAAGATCAGCCTCGAATCCAATATCCTGACGATCAAAGGCGAGAAACATCAGGAGAAGGAAGAGAAGGAGAGGACCGTGAACAGGCGCGAGCGGATCTACGGCTCGTTCCAGCGCTCCTTCGCCCTGCCGGTGACACTGAAAAGCGACAATATCGAAGCGGTTTTCGAAAATGGGATATTGTCCATCTCTCTCCCGAAAGCAGAGGAGTTGAAACCGAAACCTATCGAGGTCAGGGTCAAATAG
- a CDS encoding biotin--[acetyl-CoA-carboxylase] ligase — translation MYTKQELLQGLATQVIGKKIFVFETIDSTNACAHTLGDASAEEGGVVVANFQTNGRGRLGRPWHSEPESSLLFSVLLRPDIQVESSGLLTLYASVAVARAIEQCIGEPVECKWPNDLLLHGKKFCGILLENSLQQSGLAYAVVGVGVNVNQSQLPPEISERATSLALETGRVHDRKAVFHAILREMDGMYVPVRGGDFSLAVSEWTRRCTMFGKTVKVQQHEQAIEGTALRLNHDAGLIISTTSGMLTVYAGDVTLVS, via the coding sequence ATGTACACAAAACAAGAGCTCCTCCAGGGATTGGCAACGCAGGTTATCGGGAAGAAGATCTTCGTTTTCGAGACGATCGATTCCACGAACGCTTGTGCGCACACACTCGGTGATGCGTCCGCTGAAGAAGGCGGCGTCGTCGTGGCCAACTTCCAGACAAACGGCCGGGGCCGGTTGGGAAGACCGTGGCACTCCGAGCCTGAATCCAGCCTCTTGTTTTCAGTGTTGCTCCGTCCCGACATTCAGGTCGAATCGTCGGGCCTGCTCACGCTGTATGCGTCGGTTGCGGTGGCACGGGCAATCGAGCAATGCATAGGAGAACCCGTCGAATGCAAGTGGCCAAATGACCTCCTTCTGCACGGGAAGAAGTTCTGCGGCATTCTCCTGGAAAATTCGCTGCAGCAATCCGGACTGGCGTATGCGGTTGTCGGGGTTGGCGTCAACGTGAACCAATCGCAGCTTCCACCCGAAATCTCGGAACGGGCAACCTCCCTGGCTCTTGAAACCGGCAGGGTTCATGACCGAAAAGCTGTGTTCCACGCCATCCTCCGTGAGATGGACGGAATGTACGTGCCGGTGCGCGGCGGAGATTTTTCACTCGCTGTGTCAGAGTGGACAAGACGATGCACCATGTTCGGCAAGACCGTCAAGGTGCAGCAGCACGAACAAGCGATCGAAGGGACGGCCCTGCGGCTGAACCACGATGCAGGCCTCATTATTTCCACTACCTCAGGCATGCTCACGGTCTATGCCGGTGATGTCACACTTGTATCGTGA
- a CDS encoding Hsp20/alpha crystallin family protein has product MLLQFDFPKTMNELLEESIPTEYQSARSSVPSMDITEIESEYLAILELPGVKKEDVKITFEKNVLTIEGKRTPYANPQEAQILLKEMAIRDFNRSIRIPVEIDASNISAELENGILKVVLPKSQQARVRTIAIK; this is encoded by the coding sequence ATGCTGCTGCAATTCGATTTTCCGAAAACGATGAATGAACTCCTCGAGGAGAGCATTCCAACAGAATACCAATCTGCCAGAAGTTCAGTCCCTTCAATGGATATCACCGAGATCGAAAGTGAATACCTCGCAATCCTTGAGCTCCCTGGTGTGAAGAAAGAGGACGTGAAGATCACGTTCGAAAAGAACGTCTTGACCATCGAAGGTAAGCGAACGCCGTATGCCAATCCTCAGGAAGCGCAGATACTCCTCAAAGAAATGGCCATTCGCGATTTCAATCGATCAATTCGGATCCCAGTCGAAATCGATGCAAGCAACATCAGCGCAGAACTCGAGAACGGGATACTGAAGGTTGTGCTGCCGAAGTCGCAGCAGGCACGTGTTCGCACCATCGCAATCAAATAG